In Kitasatospora gansuensis, a genomic segment contains:
- a CDS encoding MOSC domain-containing protein — MAEIIGVIERLWRYPVKSTGGERLGSVEVDERGLAGDRLYAVRDSTGRLGSGKNTRRFRRMDGLLRLGSRLGNRLTAPELLDPLGRPVADPNAFLCAYLQRDDVELAREDTVSHFDQLPVSVLTTATLDWIRAALPGTVVDERRFRPNILLRTPPGTAPFVEDGWFGHSATTPGGLALAFVQASERCVMSGTAQPGLPHAPEILKALTQAHDARLDALATVTHPGHLRVGDHLTLG; from the coding sequence ATGGCAGAGATCATCGGGGTGATCGAGCGGCTGTGGCGCTACCCGGTCAAGTCGACCGGGGGCGAGCGACTCGGCTCCGTGGAGGTGGACGAGCGCGGGCTCGCCGGAGACCGGCTGTACGCGGTCCGGGACAGCACCGGCAGACTCGGCTCCGGGAAGAACACCCGGCGGTTCCGCCGGATGGACGGCCTGCTCCGCCTCGGCTCCCGGCTCGGCAACCGGCTGACCGCCCCCGAACTGCTCGACCCGCTGGGCCGCCCCGTGGCGGACCCGAACGCCTTCCTGTGCGCCTACCTCCAGCGGGACGACGTCGAACTCGCCCGCGAGGACACGGTTTCGCACTTCGACCAGCTGCCCGTCAGCGTGCTCACCACCGCCACCCTGGACTGGATCCGGGCGGCCCTGCCGGGCACCGTGGTGGACGAACGCCGGTTCCGCCCCAACATCCTGCTCCGCACCCCGCCGGGCACCGCCCCGTTCGTCGAGGACGGCTGGTTCGGCCACTCGGCCACCACCCCCGGCGGCTTGGCCCTCGCCTTCGTCCAGGCCAGCGAACGGTGCGTCATGTCCGGTACGGCCCAACCCGGCCTGCCGCACGCCCCCGAGATCCTCAAGGCCCTCACCCAGGCCCACGACGCCCGCCTGGACGCCCTGGCGACCGTCACCCATCCCGGGCACCTGCGGGTCGGCGACCACCTCACGCTCGGCTGA
- the hemC gene encoding hydroxymethylbilane synthase, translating to MAAAELIRIVSRSSPMALAQVERVRAELAVLHPGVVTEVVPVVTSGDRWMGDLAKLGGKGAFTKEVDQALLAGEADLAVHCLKDVPADRPLPAGTVFAGYLRRDDIRDAVIHPEGLTLDQLPPGSRIGTSSVRRIAQLAASHPHLVCVPIRGNANSRLAKLAAGEADALLLAASGLERIGESDRISEILPLDSMCPPIGAGVLALQCREDDHAAIETVAGLGHHDTWREATAERMFLHVLQGHCNSPIAGYATAEPDGRLALRGRVFSPDGKRILDAHEWAGALSPEDLGTSVALALKRQGAHELIAAIPH from the coding sequence ATGGCTGCCGCTGAGTTGATCAGGATCGTGTCCCGCTCCTCGCCGATGGCGCTCGCCCAGGTGGAGCGGGTCCGGGCCGAGCTCGCCGTGCTGCACCCGGGGGTCGTGACCGAGGTGGTGCCGGTGGTCACCTCCGGCGACCGGTGGATGGGCGACCTGGCCAAGCTGGGCGGGAAGGGCGCGTTCACCAAGGAGGTCGACCAGGCGCTGCTGGCCGGCGAGGCCGACCTCGCGGTGCACTGCCTCAAGGACGTGCCCGCCGACCGGCCGCTGCCGGCCGGCACGGTCTTCGCCGGCTACCTGCGGCGCGACGACATCCGCGACGCGGTGATCCACCCCGAGGGCCTGACGCTGGACCAGCTCCCGCCCGGCAGCCGGATCGGCACCTCCTCGGTACGCCGGATCGCCCAGCTCGCCGCCTCGCACCCGCACCTGGTGTGCGTACCGATCCGGGGCAACGCCAACAGCCGGCTGGCGAAGCTGGCGGCCGGCGAGGCCGACGCCCTGCTGCTGGCGGCCTCCGGCCTCGAGCGGATCGGCGAGAGCGACCGGATCAGCGAGATCCTCCCGCTGGACTCCATGTGCCCGCCGATCGGCGCGGGCGTGCTCGCCCTGCAGTGCCGGGAGGACGACCACGCCGCCATCGAGACCGTGGCCGGCCTCGGGCATCACGACACCTGGCGGGAGGCGACGGCCGAGCGGATGTTCCTGCACGTCCTGCAGGGCCACTGCAACAGCCCGATCGCCGGCTACGCGACCGCCGAACCGGACGGCCGGCTCGCCCTGCGCGGCCGGGTCTTCTCCCCGGACGGCAAGCGGATCCTGGACGCCCACGAGTGGGCGGGCGCGCTCAGCCCCGAGGACCTCGGGACCTCGGTCGCCCTCGCCCTCAAGCGGCAGGGCGCGCACGAGCTGATCGCCGCCATCCCGCACTGA
- a CDS encoding TetR/AcrR family transcriptional regulator, which translates to MSSSTTGRPLRADAERSVRAILEAAERVLTENPAASMEQIAEASGLARTTVHRRFASRQALIEALAASAARQLFQAIEDAYPEDAPPLVALHRATANVLRVKGAWGFALGPAAAQSAQAAELHEQIDRRCLELLGRARAEGVFAPDADLGWICRVLYALIGESLHGTGPAGRDVAGQDPEALATRIVDTLLHGLGA; encoded by the coding sequence ATGAGCAGCAGTACGACGGGTCGCCCGCTGCGGGCCGACGCGGAGCGCAGCGTGCGCGCGATCCTGGAGGCCGCCGAGCGGGTGCTGACCGAGAATCCGGCCGCCTCGATGGAGCAGATCGCGGAGGCCTCCGGCCTGGCCAGGACCACGGTGCACCGGCGCTTCGCCAGTCGCCAGGCGCTGATCGAGGCGCTGGCCGCCTCGGCCGCCCGGCAGCTCTTCCAGGCCATCGAGGACGCCTACCCCGAGGACGCCCCGCCGCTGGTCGCCCTGCACCGCGCCACCGCCAACGTCCTTCGGGTGAAGGGCGCCTGGGGCTTCGCGCTCGGCCCGGCCGCCGCCCAGAGCGCGCAGGCCGCCGAGCTGCACGAGCAGATCGACCGCCGCTGCCTCGAACTCCTCGGCCGGGCCCGCGCCGAGGGCGTGTTCGCCCCCGACGCGGACCTGGGATGGATCTGCCGGGTCCTCTACGCCCTGATCGGCGAGAGCCTGCACGGCACCGGCCCGGCGGGCCGGGACGTGGCCGGCCAGGACCCGGAGGCGCTCGCCACCCGGATCGTCGACACCCTGCTGCACGGCCTCGGCGCCTGA
- a CDS encoding cyclase family protein, whose protein sequence is MAGKMGVMPPTLIDLTHPVTTGMPVYPGDPAVSLRPALTTAADGVNVLSLHLGSQSGTHVDAPYHVDVTWPTLDGLPLGLFTGRAVLADLRGLAPRTGVTAGQLAPALAAVTPGAVLLLATGWHRYWATDHYYAHPWLTPGAAEAIAAAGVRSVGVDALSIDPTPDPGPADPAVAALLADLTDEHDPAPDVPTLAAHRALLGSPGGAVLCENLTDLTPLLDASAAGLAVTVSFFPLRLTAADGAPVRAVARLG, encoded by the coding sequence GTGGCGGGCAAGATGGGCGTCATGCCGCCGACGCTGATCGACCTCACCCACCCGGTCACCACCGGGATGCCGGTGTACCCGGGCGACCCGGCCGTGTCGCTGCGACCCGCGCTCACCACGGCCGCCGACGGGGTCAACGTGCTTTCGCTGCACCTGGGTTCGCAGTCCGGCACACACGTGGACGCGCCGTACCACGTGGACGTGACCTGGCCGACCCTGGACGGGCTGCCGCTGGGCCTGTTCACCGGCCGAGCCGTGCTCGCCGACCTGCGCGGGCTGGCCCCGCGCACCGGGGTGACGGCCGGTCAGCTCGCCCCCGCGCTGGCCGCCGTGACGCCCGGCGCCGTCCTGCTGCTGGCCACTGGGTGGCACCGGTACTGGGCCACCGACCACTACTACGCGCACCCCTGGCTCACCCCAGGCGCCGCCGAGGCGATCGCCGCCGCCGGGGTGCGCAGCGTGGGCGTGGACGCGCTGAGCATCGACCCGACCCCCGATCCGGGCCCGGCCGACCCGGCGGTGGCCGCGCTGCTCGCCGACCTGACCGACGAGCACGACCCCGCCCCGGACGTACCCACCCTGGCCGCCCACCGGGCGCTGCTCGGCAGCCCGGGCGGCGCCGTCCTGTGCGAGAACCTGACCGACCTGACGCCGCTGCTCGACGCCTCGGCCGCCGGTCTCGCGGTCACGGTCTCCTTCTTCCCGCTCCGGCTCACCGCCGCCGACGGCGCCCCGGTCCGGGCCGTCGCCCGGCTGGGGTAG
- a CDS encoding condensation domain-containing protein — MTWGQHAIWNALQKLRPGDHAYNVPLDGPVPGGMPLEVIERAFSGLLYVHDALRTRVVAGPDGELRQQLDGDGSAPLHLRHGTPEQAAGIGAALRDELWGRAFDYAGEWPVRFGAVVAEGLVHHVVVIFSHTAADAWGLPRLQGDLQALSLGADPAEVRAGAEEAGVLQPLEQAAEQTSPRGRRLDAAARRQWRSAAAGARAPQVTPAAAVPGAPRYRRAHLLSPALPGALARVCETHRAGSATVLLAATAETMADWAGTGRCGLQLMVNNRFHSGLGQASGPLAMEGYLAVRTEDAADFGELLARTRSASLATYRSAYYDKRALEADLAPYAEDAGVVFERSCWYNDQRVATLEPAAADWSPVTAGESTLSWEPATDHGGTVSYVLHMADKPDGIEIAMTADTHLFTPAEMERLLRAIEATVLTQAG, encoded by the coding sequence GTGACCTGGGGTCAGCACGCCATCTGGAATGCGCTGCAGAAGCTGAGACCGGGTGACCACGCGTACAACGTGCCGCTCGACGGACCGGTCCCGGGCGGTATGCCGCTGGAGGTGATCGAGCGGGCGTTCAGCGGGCTGCTGTACGTCCACGACGCCCTGCGCACCCGGGTGGTGGCCGGGCCGGACGGCGAGCTGCGCCAGCAGCTGGACGGGGACGGCTCCGCACCACTGCACCTGCGCCACGGCACGCCGGAGCAGGCGGCCGGGATCGGGGCCGCGCTGCGGGACGAGCTCTGGGGGCGGGCCTTCGACTACGCCGGGGAGTGGCCGGTGCGGTTCGGCGCGGTGGTCGCCGAGGGGCTGGTCCACCACGTGGTGGTGATCTTCTCCCACACGGCGGCCGACGCCTGGGGCCTGCCGCGGCTCCAGGGCGATCTGCAGGCGCTGAGCCTCGGGGCGGACCCGGCCGAGGTCCGGGCCGGGGCCGAGGAGGCCGGGGTGCTCCAGCCGCTGGAGCAGGCGGCCGAGCAGACCTCCCCCCGAGGACGGCGGCTGGACGCGGCGGCCCGGCGGCAGTGGCGCTCGGCGGCGGCCGGCGCCCGCGCCCCGCAGGTCACCCCGGCCGCCGCCGTGCCCGGGGCACCCCGTTACCGCCGGGCCCACCTGCTCTCGCCCGCGCTGCCGGGCGCACTCGCCCGGGTCTGCGAGACCCACCGGGCCGGCTCGGCGACCGTCCTGCTCGCGGCCACCGCCGAGACCATGGCCGACTGGGCCGGCACCGGCCGGTGCGGACTCCAGCTGATGGTCAACAACCGCTTCCACAGCGGCCTCGGCCAGGCCAGCGGACCACTCGCGATGGAGGGCTACCTCGCGGTCCGCACCGAGGACGCCGCCGACTTCGGGGAGCTGCTGGCCCGGACCAGGAGCGCCTCGCTGGCCACCTACCGCAGCGCCTACTACGACAAGCGCGCCCTGGAGGCCGACCTCGCCCCGTACGCCGAGGACGCGGGCGTCGTCTTCGAACGGTCCTGCTGGTACAACGACCAGCGGGTGGCCACCCTCGAACCGGCCGCGGCCGACTGGTCCCCCGTTACCGCCGGGGAGTCGACCCTCAGCTGGGAGCCCGCGACCGACCACGGCGGCACCGTCAGCTACGTCCTGCACATGGCCGACAAGCCGGACGGGATCGAGATCGCGATGACCGCCGACACCCACCTGTTCACCCCGGCCGAGATGGAGCGGCTGCTGCGCGCCATCGAGGCGACCGTGCTCACCCAGGCGGGCTGA
- a CDS encoding SDR family NAD(P)-dependent oxidoreductase, which yields MSPTALVTGASSGLGAEFAAQLAARGHDVILTARSADRLTALAERLRTAHGVRAEVVVQDLAQPDAARRIAAELAERGLTVDLLVNNAGFGTCGRFEETDGQRDHDQLMVNVVALVDLTHELLPGMLARGSGAVVNVASVAAFQPSPYFAVYSASKTFVLNFGLALRQEYRRRGIRVLTLCPGPVETGFFDVIGTREAAVTGSFTTPEPVVRAALRALDRDRAYVTPGLTNAVTAHLSPRRPRTFVTAVAERLARRVLSAPIRPRAEATTV from the coding sequence ATGAGCCCCACCGCCCTGGTCACCGGCGCCTCCTCCGGCCTCGGTGCCGAGTTCGCCGCCCAGCTCGCCGCCCGCGGGCACGACGTGATCCTCACCGCCCGCTCCGCCGACCGGCTGACGGCGCTCGCCGAGCGGCTGCGCACCGCCCACGGCGTCCGGGCCGAGGTGGTGGTCCAGGACCTCGCGCAGCCCGACGCCGCCCGGCGGATCGCCGCCGAGCTGGCCGAACGCGGCCTGACCGTGGACCTGTTGGTGAACAACGCCGGGTTCGGCACCTGCGGCCGGTTCGAGGAGACCGACGGGCAGCGCGACCACGACCAGCTGATGGTCAACGTGGTCGCCCTGGTCGACCTCACCCACGAGCTGCTGCCTGGCATGCTGGCCCGCGGCTCCGGCGCGGTGGTCAACGTCGCCTCGGTGGCGGCCTTCCAGCCCTCGCCCTACTTCGCCGTCTACAGCGCGTCCAAGACCTTCGTGCTCAACTTCGGCCTCGCGCTCCGCCAGGAGTACCGCCGCCGGGGCATCCGGGTGCTCACCCTCTGCCCGGGCCCGGTGGAGACCGGCTTCTTCGACGTGATCGGCACCCGGGAGGCCGCCGTGACGGGCTCCTTCACCACCCCGGAGCCGGTCGTCCGGGCCGCTCTGCGCGCGCTCGACCGCGACCGCGCGTACGTCACGCCGGGCCTCACCAACGCCGTGACCGCACACCTCTCGCCGCGCCGCCCGCGCACCTTCGTCACGGCCGTGGCCGAGCGCCTGGCCCGGCGGGTGCTCAGCGCCCCGATCCGGCCCCGCGCGGAGGCCACGACCGTCTGA
- a CDS encoding Lrp/AsnC family transcriptional regulator, producing the protein MDTVDRQLIQALRENGRASYAELGRLVGLSGPSVTDRINRLEQAGVITGYRATVNPASLGFGVTALIGLQLTDAADHEDVAHRLKDLGEVEDCWFIAGDDSYMLKVRVSDVEGLESVVKRLSGTKGVARTRTTVVLSTKWENRVSELPLEPGE; encoded by the coding sequence ATGGACACGGTGGACAGACAGCTCATCCAGGCGCTCCGGGAGAACGGCCGCGCGTCCTACGCCGAACTGGGCCGCCTGGTCGGCCTGTCGGGCCCGAGCGTGACGGACCGGATCAACCGGCTGGAGCAGGCCGGGGTGATCACCGGCTACCGCGCCACCGTCAACCCGGCCTCGCTGGGCTTCGGGGTCACCGCCCTGATCGGCCTTCAGCTCACCGACGCCGCCGACCACGAGGACGTGGCGCACCGGCTGAAGGACCTCGGCGAGGTCGAGGACTGCTGGTTCATCGCGGGCGACGACTCGTACATGCTCAAGGTCCGGGTCTCCGACGTGGAGGGCCTGGAGTCGGTGGTCAAGCGGCTGTCCGGCACCAAGGGCGTGGCCCGGACCAGGACCACCGTCGTTCTCTCCACCAAGTGGGAGAACCGGGTCAGTGAACTGCCTTTGGAACCAGGGGAGTAG
- a CDS encoding chaplin — protein MNRTKKFAATVGLGLALTLSCAAPALADDCDGHGPAQQEEQYAPDFAGGGTTCVNTGGASASAIVVGSPGVLSGNNIQIPISIPINICGNSVG, from the coding sequence ATGAACCGAACCAAGAAGTTCGCGGCGACCGTCGGTCTCGGCCTCGCCCTCACCCTCAGCTGCGCCGCCCCGGCCCTGGCCGACGACTGCGACGGCCACGGCCCGGCGCAGCAGGAGGAGCAGTACGCCCCCGACTTCGCCGGCGGCGGCACCACCTGCGTGAACACCGGCGGGGCCAGCGCCTCCGCGATCGTGGTGGGCTCGCCCGGCGTGCTCTCCGGCAACAACATCCAGATCCCGATCAGCATCCCGATCAACATCTGCGGCAACTCCGTCGGCTGA
- a CDS encoding threonine ammonia-lyase has product MALIGLEELRAAQQRIAGVAVRTPLMPCPWAAQGDRALWLKPEGLQPTGAFKIRGAYNRLAALTEAERARGVVAQSSGNHAQAVAYAAQLLGIKAVIVMPDVSPTVKVENTRAFGAEVILVGAGERDTLPAELAERHGYVWVPPYDDPYIIAGQGTVGLEIAEDAPDELDTVLVPVSGGGLISGTAAALKLACPGVRVIGVEPELAADAQASFRAGERLSWPTKDTYRTIADGLRTPSVGVLPFDHIQAYVDDIVTVSEQEIRDTVALLARRGRLVAEPSGAVAPAAYFHRAAELEGRVFGAVVSGGNIDPSLLAELLSV; this is encoded by the coding sequence ATGGCACTGATCGGCCTGGAGGAGCTGCGCGCGGCGCAGCAGCGGATCGCGGGAGTGGCGGTCAGGACCCCGCTGATGCCCTGCCCGTGGGCGGCGCAGGGGGACCGGGCGCTCTGGCTCAAGCCGGAGGGCCTGCAGCCGACCGGCGCGTTCAAGATCCGCGGGGCGTACAACCGGCTCGCCGCGCTCACCGAGGCCGAGCGGGCCCGTGGGGTCGTCGCGCAGTCCAGCGGCAACCACGCCCAGGCCGTCGCGTACGCCGCCCAGCTGCTCGGCATCAAGGCCGTCATCGTGATGCCGGACGTCTCACCCACCGTCAAGGTCGAGAACACCCGCGCCTTCGGCGCCGAGGTGATCCTGGTCGGGGCCGGCGAGCGGGACACCCTGCCCGCCGAACTGGCCGAGCGGCACGGCTACGTCTGGGTGCCGCCGTACGACGACCCGTACATCATCGCGGGCCAGGGCACGGTCGGCCTGGAGATCGCCGAGGACGCCCCCGACGAGCTGGACACCGTGCTGGTGCCGGTCAGCGGCGGCGGCCTGATCAGCGGCACCGCCGCGGCGCTCAAGCTGGCCTGCCCGGGCGTCCGGGTGATCGGCGTCGAGCCCGAGCTGGCCGCCGACGCCCAGGCCAGCTTCCGGGCCGGCGAGCGGCTGAGCTGGCCCACCAAGGACACCTACCGGACCATCGCCGACGGGCTGCGCACGCCCAGCGTCGGGGTGCTCCCGTTCGACCACATCCAGGCGTACGTGGACGACATCGTCACCGTCTCCGAGCAGGAGATCAGGGACACCGTGGCGCTGCTGGCCCGGCGCGGCCGGCTGGTCGCCGAGCCCTCGGGCGCGGTCGCCCCGGCGGCGTACTTCCACCGCGCGGCCGAGCTGGAGGGGCGGGTGTTCGGCGCCGTCGTGAGCGGTGGGAACATCGATCCGAGCCTGCTCGCGGAGCTGCTCTCCGTGTAG
- a CDS encoding type II toxin-antitoxin system Phd/YefM family antitoxin: MATSSEVPARELNQQTAQILARVEAGETVTVTKNGRPVAILRPYGLDDPPSYGFRTDPMGEDPYFQEPPTIEFEPMDVDEQDDLMRQGFGLD, from the coding sequence ATGGCTACCTCCAGCGAAGTGCCGGCGCGTGAGCTCAACCAGCAGACCGCCCAGATCCTCGCCCGGGTGGAGGCCGGCGAGACGGTCACGGTCACCAAGAATGGCCGCCCAGTCGCCATACTGCGGCCGTACGGCCTGGACGACCCGCCCTCCTACGGGTTCCGCACCGACCCGATGGGCGAGGACCCGTACTTCCAGGAACCGCCGACCATCGAGTTCGAACCGATGGACGTGGACGAGCAGGATGACCTGATGCGGCAGGGGTTCGGCCTTGACTGA
- the mqnE gene encoding aminofutalosine synthase MqnE, with protein MDAGLKRELEAKVYAGERLTREDGIALYESDDLAWLGGLAHHVRTEKNGDVVHFNVNRHLNMTNVCAASCAYCSFQRKPGEKDAYTMRIEEAVRLAKAMEVDSLTELHIVNGLHPTLPWRYYPRSLRELKAALPNVSLKAFTATEIHWFERISGLTASEILDELIDAGLESLTGGGAEIFDWEVRQHIVDHETHWEDWSRIHRLAHEKGLKTPSTMLYGHIEEPRHRVDHVLRLRELQDETGGFQVFIPLRYQHDFHDSKDGVVRNKLMARTEMATGAEALKTFAVSRLLFDNVPHVKVFWVMHGVTTAQLALSHGADDMDGSVVEYKITHDADNFGTPNKLGRDDLLDLIRDAGFRPVERNTRYEIIREYEGPDLGRREIPQAMRL; from the coding sequence ATGGACGCAGGGCTGAAGCGTGAGCTGGAGGCGAAGGTCTACGCGGGCGAGCGGCTGACCCGCGAGGACGGGATCGCGCTCTACGAGAGCGACGACCTGGCCTGGCTCGGCGGTCTGGCGCACCACGTGCGGACCGAGAAGAACGGCGACGTGGTCCACTTCAACGTCAACCGTCACCTCAACATGACCAACGTCTGCGCCGCCTCCTGCGCGTACTGCTCGTTCCAGCGCAAGCCGGGCGAGAAGGACGCGTACACCATGCGGATCGAGGAGGCCGTCCGGCTGGCGAAGGCGATGGAGGTCGACTCGCTGACCGAGCTGCACATTGTCAACGGTCTGCACCCGACCCTGCCGTGGCGCTACTACCCGCGCAGCCTGCGGGAGTTGAAGGCCGCGCTGCCGAACGTCTCGCTGAAGGCGTTCACCGCCACCGAGATCCACTGGTTCGAGCGGATCAGCGGTCTGACGGCCAGCGAGATCCTGGACGAGCTGATCGACGCCGGTCTGGAGTCGCTCACCGGCGGCGGCGCGGAGATCTTCGACTGGGAGGTCCGCCAGCACATCGTCGACCACGAGACCCACTGGGAGGACTGGTCGCGCATTCACCGCCTGGCGCACGAGAAGGGTCTGAAGACCCCCTCGACCATGCTCTACGGGCACATCGAGGAGCCCCGGCACCGGGTCGACCACGTGCTCCGGCTGCGCGAGCTGCAGGACGAGACCGGCGGCTTCCAGGTCTTCATCCCGCTGCGCTACCAGCACGACTTCCACGACTCCAAGGACGGCGTGGTCCGCAATAAGCTGATGGCCCGCACCGAGATGGCCACCGGCGCCGAGGCGCTGAAGACCTTCGCGGTCTCCCGGCTGCTGTTCGACAACGTCCCGCACGTCAAGGTGTTCTGGGTGATGCACGGCGTCACCACCGCGCAGCTGGCGCTCAGTCACGGTGCGGACGACATGGACGGTTCGGTGGTCGAGTACAAGATCACCCACGACGCGGACAACTTCGGCACCCCGAACAAGCTGGGCCGCGACGACCTGCTCGACCTGATCCGGGACGCCGGCTTCCGCCCGGTCGAGCGGAACACCCGGTACGAGATCATCCGCGAGTACGAGGGCCCGGACCTCGGCCGCCGGGAGATCCCGCAGGCCATGCGCCTCTGA
- a CDS encoding UbiX family flavin prenyltransferase codes for MSSDQQQTPRQPWVVGVSGASGTPYAASVIRALLAAGETVDLVVSRAARLTILDETGISFRDAHWRADLAEWLGTEELDGVRYWAAGDFAAGPSSGSYPAKGMLVVPATTGAVAGIALGLSKDLLQRAASVTLKERRPLVLCLRETPLNGVTLKHLVELDAQGAVVLPAAPGFYAGGSTARELVDFVAGRVLDAVGVTHTLYRRWAGELGDGGKVA; via the coding sequence ATGAGCAGTGATCAGCAGCAGACGCCACGTCAGCCCTGGGTGGTCGGAGTCTCCGGGGCGTCCGGGACGCCGTACGCCGCCTCGGTGATCCGCGCGCTGCTGGCGGCCGGGGAGACGGTCGATCTGGTGGTCAGCCGGGCGGCCCGGCTGACCATCCTGGACGAGACCGGGATCTCGTTCCGGGACGCGCACTGGCGGGCCGATCTGGCCGAGTGGCTGGGGACCGAGGAGCTGGACGGTGTCCGGTACTGGGCGGCCGGGGACTTCGCGGCGGGGCCGTCCAGCGGCTCGTACCCGGCGAAGGGGATGCTGGTGGTGCCGGCCACCACCGGGGCGGTGGCCGGGATCGCGCTGGGGCTGAGCAAGGACCTGCTCCAGCGGGCGGCCAGCGTCACCCTGAAGGAGCGTCGGCCGCTGGTGCTCTGCCTGCGCGAGACACCCCTCAACGGGGTGACGTTGAAGCACTTGGTGGAGCTGGACGCGCAGGGCGCGGTGGTGCTGCCGGCCGCGCCGGGCTTCTACGCCGGGGGCTCCACGGCCCGGGAACTGGTGGACTTCGTGGCCGGCCGGGTGCTCGACGCGGTGGGTGTGACACACACGCTGTACCGGCGCTGGGCAGGCGAGTTGGGCGACGGGGGGAAGGTCGCGTAA
- a CDS encoding VOC family protein, producing the protein MIGKLQCVVLDCHYPAGLAHFYAALLGGEVDRPDPRWSLDEYWSTVHAPGGMVLGFQRVEDYRPPMWPDPAHPQQLHLDLEVADLDAAEARVLELGAVRKDAETGWRVYVDPAGHPFCLVQEQAG; encoded by the coding sequence ATGATCGGCAAGCTGCAGTGCGTGGTGCTCGACTGTCACTACCCCGCCGGGTTGGCGCACTTCTACGCCGCCCTGCTCGGCGGCGAGGTGGACCGCCCCGACCCGCGCTGGTCGCTGGACGAGTACTGGTCGACGGTGCACGCGCCCGGTGGGATGGTGCTCGGCTTCCAGCGGGTGGAGGACTACCGCCCGCCGATGTGGCCGGACCCGGCCCACCCGCAGCAGCTCCACCTGGACCTCGAGGTCGCGGACCTGGACGCGGCCGAGGCCCGGGTGCTGGAGCTGGGCGCGGTCCGCAAGGACGCCGAGACCGGCTGGCGGGTGTACGTGGACCCGGCGGGTCACCCGTTCTGCCTGGTGCAGGAGCAGGCGGGCTGA